CGACGCCGGCTGTGATGAGCAGGGCGGGCGGTAGTACGGCGGACGCGGGGGCGCCGTGGAGTACCGGCAGGCCGCGCTGGGCGCCCCAGGAGAGCCCGTCCGCCCAGATGACCGTGCCCAGCTGGGCCGAGCCGCGCAGTAGGCCCGCGCGGCGCAGCTCCAGGCGGCCGACGGCCGCCCATTCCTTCAACCGGACGGCGGGCACCGGGTCTTCGGCTCTGTCCGCGGCCAGTTCGTCCAGGAGCACGGCGGTGGGGGTCACGAGGGGGTACCCGTCTCAATGCCATCGATATCCGTTATGCCTGTGATGTCCGCGTGAAAGTATCCGGCGCGCCGGTCCCGGCGGTCGCCCACGATCCAGGCGGCCAGCGCCGTGCACGCCAGGACGGTGACACCGGCCGGTCCCATCCAGTCGGCCACACCGCCGAACACGTCCTGGGACAGGGCGGTCGCCAGGACGCCGAGCACCACCAGCAGGGTCCGACGCACGATCGTCCGCGCGGTGCCGGAGGACTCGGGAGGGACCGCCAAGGGATAGGTACGGGCAGGCAACGGCGGGATCGGAGGCTCCACCGGATCGGTGTACGTGCCGCGGAAACTCCGCCAGGCGTAGATGTTGTAGGCCAGTACGAATGGCATGCACAGCCCGACGCCCAGGACCAGGAAGAGCTGGGAGGAGTGCGGGCTCGCAGCCTGATGGACGGTCAGTCCAGGCGGTACGACGACCGGTGCGGAGACCACCGCCAGGCCCAGCAGCCCGCAGGCAATCGCCGTGGCCACGGCGGCGAACGGCCGCCAGCCGGGGCGACGGCCGAAGCCGTGCCAGGCGACCGCACCGGCCACGACAGCGGCGACGACCGCGAGCCAGAACGGCACGGCCCGCAGGGGCCGGCCCAGCTGGAGCTGCTGCGGGTCGGCGCTCGGCAGCAGCAGGCCCAGTACGAGGGCCATGACCGCGGTGACCACCAGCAGCGAGCGTCCGGTGCGGCGGACGCCCGACCGCGACCAGCCCTCGGTCTTGTCCTGCAGCCAGGCCGCCCCGGCCAGCAGGTAGACGGCGACCAGGCCGAGCGCGCACAGCATGCTGTAGCCGCTGAGCCAGTCGAAGGCCCCGCCCGTGAACGTACCGTTGCGCTGGTGTGGGCCGGTGAGCACGGCGCCGAGGACGAAACCCTGGCACACGGTCGCGGCGAGCGAGGCTCCGCCGAACAGCAGCGCCCAGCCCCGCCGGTAGCCGTCGGCCGCGCTCTGCATCTCCAGGCCGAGCCCGCGCAGGATGATGGCGAGCAGCATGCCGATCAGCGGCAGGTAGACGCCGGGCAGCACCAGGGCGTAGGCGCCTGGCAGGCCGGCCCAGAGGACGACGCCGGCCAGGATGATCCAGCTCTCGTTGGCGTCCCAGGCGGTGGCGACGATCTCGCCGTACTCCCGTCGGCGCTCCGGCCGGGCCGCCAGGCTGAGCATGCCCACCCCGAGGTCGTAACCGTCGAGGACGACGTACATGGCGAGTGAGAAGAGGACGAGCGCGTAGCTGGCGTACTCAAGCAACGAGGGCCTCCGATGCGTTGGGCGAGGCGGGCCCGGTGGGCAGTGCCTCGGGGCCGGCCTTGACCGTGCGGACGATGTAGCGGGCCCAGATGGCCAGCAGGGTGACGTAGAGCAGGACGAATCCGGCCAGGCTGGCGGCGACTTCGAAGGTGGAGAGGTGGGAGACCGCGTCGGCAGTGCGCAGCTGGCCGTAGACCACCCAGGGCTGGCGGCCCGTCTCGGCGACGATCCAGCCGCCGGTGATGGCGATGATCCCGGCCGGCGTCATCCACACCATCCACCGCAGGAAGCGCGGGGAGTCGAACAGGCGGCGTCGCATGCGCAGGACCACGCCCGCGAAGGCCGTGCCGAACATGAGCAGCGCGGTGAAGTACATCGCGCGGAATCCGTAGAAGGTGGTCCACATGTTGGGGCGCTCGTCGGGCGGGGTCTGCAACAGTCCGGGCGTCGTCGTCTCGCCGCTGAGGTCCTGGGCGATGACCGAGCCGAGGTAGGGAATCTCGACGTGCAGCCTGTTTTCGCCCTTGCCCGTGTCGGGGACGATGAGCAGGTTGTAGCCGTTGTTGTCGCTCTTCCAGTTGCCCTCGAACGCCTCGAGCTTCGAGAGCTGGTGCTGGCCCATGAAGACCGCTGTGCCGTCTCCCACGTACAGCTGGATCGGCATCAGGACCCCGAGCGTCCCGAGGGCGATGGACAGGCAGCGGCGGGCCATGGGCTGGGCGTGGACCCGGTTCTTCACCAGGTACCAGGCGGAGATCCCGCCGACGAACCAGGCGGCGCTGATCAGTACGGCCAGCAGCATGTGCGGGAAGCGGTGGGCGAAGGCGGGGTTGAGCAGGATTTTGATCCAGTTCCTGGCGTGGAACTGGCCGTCGACCTTCTGGTAGCCGACGGGGTCCTGCATCCAGCTGTTGGCCGACAGGATCCAGGTGGTGGACAGCAGCGTTCCGAAAGCGACCATCCAGCTGGCCAGGGCCATCGTGCGCGGGCGGATCCGCCCGTCCCCGTAGAGCATCAGGCCGATGAACCCTGCCTCCAAGAAGAAGGCGGTGATCACTTCCATGCCGATGGTGACCCCGATGATCGGCCCGACCGCGTGGGCGTACGTGCCCCAGTTGAGGCCGAACTCGAAGGTCATCACCGTGCCCGCGACCACGCCGAGGCCGAAGCCGACGGCGAAGATCTTCTTCCAGAACCGGAAGATCTGCAGGTACAAGGGGTTCCCTGTGCGCACGTAGACCGTGTACACGACGGCGAGGAGCACGGAGAGGCCGACAGTGAGCGCCGGGAAGGTCATATGGAAGATCGCGGTGATCGCGAACTGCCATCGGGACAGTTCGACGACGGTGGACGAAGCCATGGGTACTCCTGGGCCAGCGGTTCTGGACGGGGCTCGCACGTGTTCACGGCCCGCGCGGGCGAGGCATCAGGCACGGGCTGTCCTGGTGACCTTCGCCGGGGGCCGCCTTCGCGTGCCGGGTCCGTCGCGGCGGCCGAGCCGGCCAGGGGGACAGGACGCGGTCGCCGCCCTTGGCACTGACACGCTAGACGGCTGACCGGGTACGACAGTTGCCTCCGAGCGCCGTGTACTTGCCCGACACTGCACACTTGCGGTCGGGCAGGCAGCGGCCCTCCACGCGGGCCAAGAAAGGGCGCTGACGGGCAAGCTTCTCTGCACGCACAGGCATGACGACCGTCCGATCAGCGCCTACATTTCCGGCAGCCACCCAGTTGCCGGAGCGAAGAGGCCCCCATGCATTTCGGTATTTTCTCGGTGGGGGACGTGACCCCCGACCCGACCAACGGTCGTACTCCGTCGGAGCACGAACGCATCAAGGCGATGGTCGCCATCGCCTTGAAGGCGGAGGAGGTCGGCCTGGACGTCTTCGCGACCGGTGAGCACCACAACCCGCCGTTCGTGCCGTCCTCCCCGACCACAATGCTCGGCTACATCGCAGCCCGTACCGAGAAGTTGATCCTGTCCACCGGCACGACGCTGATCACCACCAACGACCCGGTGAAGATCGCCGAGGACTACGCGATGCTGCAGCACCTGGCCGACGGCCGGGTCGACCTGATGATGGGGCGTGGCAACACCAGCCCGGTGTATCCGTGGTTCGGCCAGGACATACGGCAGGGCCTCAACCTCGCCAAGGAGAACTACGCGCTACTGCGCCGGCTCTGGCGCGAGGACGTCGTGGACTGGGAGGGCAAGTTCCGTACACCACTGCAGAGCTTCACGTCCACGCCCCGGCCGCTGGACGGCGTACCGCCGTTCGTGTGGCACGGCTCGATCCGCTCGCCCGAGATCGCCGAGCAGGCGGCCTTCTACGGCGACGGCTTCTTCCACAACCACATCTTCTGGCCCACCGAGCACACGAGGCAGATGGTCCAGCTGTACCGGCGGCGGTACGCCCACCACGGTCACGGCCGGCCCGAACAGGCCATCGTCGGCCTCGGGGGGCAGGTGTTCATGCGGAAAAACTCCCAGGACGCCGTACGGGAGTTCCGCCCCTACTTCGACAACGCGCCCGTCTACGGGCACGGGCCCTCGCTGGAGGAGTTCACCGAGCAGACTCCGCTGACGGTGGGCTCTCCCCAGCAGGTCATCGAGCGGACGCTGTCCTCCCGTCAGATTGTCGGCGACTACCAGCGGCAGCTGTTCCTGATGGACCACGCGGGGCTGCCCTTGAAGACCGTGCTCGAGCAGATCGACATCCTCGGCGAAGAGGTGGTGCCCGTGCTGCGGAAGGAGTTCGCGATCGGCCGCTCGGCCAACGTGCCGGACGCGCCCACCCACGAGTCCCTGCGCGCTGTTCAGGAGGCGTCCGCCGCATGAAGCTCGTCGCCGTGTCCGCGGGCCTGAGCACCCCGTCCTCCACACGCCTGCTCGCCGACCGTCTGGCCGAGTCGGCCCGCGGTGAACTCGCCGCCCAGGGCCACGATGTGCAGGTGGACGCCATCGAGCTGCGGGAACTGGCCGTCGCCGTCACCAACAGCCTCATAACCGGTTTCCCGGCACCGCAGCTCGCCGCCGCGATGGACGTGGTGACGGGCGCCCACGGCCTGATCGCCGTGACCCCCGTGTTCACCGCCTCCTACAGTGGGCTGTTCAAGTCCTTCTTCGACCTGATCGACCCGGACGCCCTCACCGGGAAGCCGGTCCTCGTCGCGGCCACGGGAGGCACGGCCCGCCACTCCCTGGTCCTGGAACACGCCCTGCGCCCGCTCTTCGCCTACCTGCGCGCCACTGTCGTACCCACCGCGGTGTACGCGGCGTCCGAGGACTGGGGATCTGGCGGCGACGAGCACACCGAGGGCCTGCCCGCGCGCATACGGAGGGCGGCCGGCGAACTGGCCGCCCTCATGGATGCCCGCCCGGCCGAGGACACTCCCGAGGACGACATCACCGCGCTCGAACGGCAACTCTCCGACCTGCGCTTCGACTGAGGACAACCCCGGCCGGCCACAGAGCGGGCACACGGACAACCGAGCCTGGGGCTTCAGATCCCGAAACGGGAGGATGCCGATGGTGAAAGCAGGGGGTCGCGGTCCGCGGCCCTCCAGCTGGAGGGCAAGGACATCACGGTCAGCCGCTCGATTCAGAGCCGCCGCCTGGAAGCGTGCCGACGGGAACTGCTTCACCCGGAGGCCGCGAATCGCACCATCGTCGCGGTGGCACACTGCTGGCGTTTCACCAGTGCCGCCCACTTCAGCCAGGTGTGCCGGGCCGCCTATGGGATGTCCCCCGGCGAGTGGCGTGAGGCCCGCACACCGTAGTTGCGGCCCCTCTGGGGCTCATCGATTCGTGGAATTCCGCGGTCGGGGCTCTCACGGGCAACACTTCGTACGTTCTTCGACAAGCTGCTTCCATTGGCGACTTTAGGGTCATTTGTGTAGACGCTGCTCCCCCCAAAGAACAGTTGCGATCGGGGTAAGAAATGACTCAGCCGTTTTCCGGTACCGCCGATGGCACCACGGTCACTCACCAGGTCGTGATGCATGTCGTCGTCGCGGACGCACCGTCGATATCACTGCCCGCCGAGCTGCGCTACGACAGGACAGACCCCTACGCCGTGTGCCTCTCCCTCGGAGAGGCGTCGACCGGCACGATCGACTGGGTGTTCGCCCGCAGTCTCCTGTCGGAGGGATTGAGCCGACCGGTGGGTGTCGGAGACGTCCTGGTGATACCCCCGCACCACTGCCATCGGCACTCGCTGCGCATAGTCGTCAGGTCCACCGCGGGGGCCGCCGTACTGGACATCGGGGCTGCGGCGGCCACCGCGTTCTTGGAGCAGACCAACATGGTCGTACCGCCGGGCACGGAGGGACTCCACATCGACTTGGACCGTGTCGTGGCCAAACTCGTGGCGGGAAGCGAGTGACGGATCGGCTTGGTGAGCATGCTGCCCCTCGCTGTCGCACACTCAACGACTCAAGCAGGCCCGCCCGGCAGTGAGGCGCTCACGTGTCGACGAGGTCGTGGAGGAGGCGCTGCCGATCCGTGGCAGTCGATGAAGTGGTTTCACCGGTCGAGGATCGGTGACCAGCTCGCCCACAGCGCCGTGGACCTCCTCGCCTTACCCCAAGGCCGATCTGCAGGGCGCCTGACGCGTGCGCTGTCAGCGCGCTCATTCTGGATGAGTCTGGTGTGGACGACGGCTGCCTCGATGAGGAGGGTCACCAGGGTATGCCGCAGTGTGGCGGCTCAGGGCATCGGAACCGAGCGCGGTGGCGCCGGCGCAGCAGCCACCATCATCGACCCCAACCCGCCCCCACCCCCCCGGAAGCAGCGACCTGAACCGGAACGGCGAAGTAGCGCAGCTGCGCCGCGCCGCCGGACAGGACCTCGGCCGCCACGACCACCGACGGGTCGACTTGGGCCCAACATCCCTCAGCGCCACCAGATGTGGAGTCATGCCCCGTACTGCCCGGCACAGCCGTGGAGGAGGGTGATCGAAGGCGCTACCGTCCTCGCCCTGCCCTTCGAGGATGGCGAGGAGGCACTCCATGGCGTTCTGGTTGGCCGTCTCCTCCCATTCGCCCGTCCACGCGGCGAGGGACTCTCCGACTCCAACCCAGGCCGCTGCGACGGGACAGAGGCGAAGATCTCACCTCCACTCGAAGCGACAGCGCCTCGTGGCGCACCCGCTGAACTTCGAAGACCCGGACTTGGCCGAGCAGCATCGTCTGCCGACGTCGGACGACATCAACCCTCTTCGGGTTTACGCCTGTGCCCGGGGCGCGGGGAGGCGGGCGGCGCTGGGAGTGGCTGGCTGGAGCACGCTTCATGGATGCTCACGTGCCGCTGAAGGTAGGCCAGGGCGGCCGACGCATCATGATGACCGGCGTTCAGAGCTGCCTGGAAGCACACCTCGGCCTGCCGGTAGAACCGCTGGTCGAGGTAGGAGAAGCCCGTCTGCATCAGGTCGGCGGGGGTGACGCCGGAAGTAACTGCCCAATTCTCCAAGGAGAACTCCGACGCAGCCTGCTCGAGCGCGTGCCGACGTCGCAGGATATCGGCCACGACCGTTTCGGGGGTCCGGGATGCGAGTTGCAGGACGACGCTTTCCCCCAGTGAGGAGCGCCGAAGAACCTCCGCGGAGAACGCAGCATCTGGAGCGTCGCAGGGCGGGCCACCCCCCGACTCCCAAGCGAGTACGGCCTGCAGGTTTTCGAGAGACTCCTCCGTGAAATTCACTCCTCCCGCATACACTTCCTCACCTGCGGGGCCGGAATCGTCCTGTTGCGCTTTCTCGTCGACCCACGGCGGCGTCGATGTCGACGGAACACTGGCCACTATCCGGTCGACGAGCTGAGGCCCTGCCCGGTCTGGTGTCATCTCCCTCCTCCGGGACGGTTCCTGTACAGGACCTGGTTCGGACGGCGGGGGGTAGTAGCACGTCAAATAGCCCGCCTGATGATATACGCCCACATGTGCGGAAAAATGGGCGGCACTGCTCGGGGGAGCCGAATGCCGGCCGGGCCCGCCCTCGCTTGGAGGGTCCTGCCACCCAGGATCACCAGGTGAATCCTCGTCAGGTGACCAGGGATCCAGGCTTCCGCGGCTGAATCTGTCCGGCTCAGGTGCATAGCCGGAGTAGCCGGGATGTCCTCCGTGCTGTGGGGCCGGTGCCCATCGCTCATTCGTCATCCGCTGATTCCCCCTCCAGGCCGTTGCGCCAGCGGTACAGCGTGCTCTCGACCGTCTTGCGGCTGCAGTCGAGGATTTCCCCGGTTTCGGCTGCCGTGTATTCCAGGGATTTGAGATAGAGGATATGCCGCAGCCGGTCAGGCGCAGCAGACATGTAAGTGTGCAGCCGGGCGCGTTCGATGGCCAGGTCCTCTGGGTGGCGCGGCGGTTCGGTCAGGCGTGCCGCTTGATTCTCCGCGGCTCTCATGCACTCTGCCTCCCGCTGCTGCTGGCGCTGCAGCTTCACATAGGCGAGCTTGAAGCCGAAGACGCACGACCCGATGTAGTAGGTCTTGACCGAGGCCCTGCCTCCGGGGGTCCATTTGAACCCCATAATCTGCTGCTCGAACTTGATCAGGCCGATGGCGACTGCGTCGGCGACCAACTCCTCACCATCTTGATCATTCCAGATGCGGTGTACCCGAAACCCCCCGCACAGCTGCGCCACCCGCTGTGTGATGAGACCGGTCTGCACCCAGCTCCCCATCACCTGCCACCCGTAGCCGACGAGCTGAAAGCGTGTCTGCTCGCCCAGAGTCGAGTTGAAGCCGTGCTTCTGCAGGAACTGCACCAGAGTGGTGTCGTCGTAGTCCCCGTAGCGGTGCTGCTCTGGGCCCAGGATCCGCGGAGCGGGGGCTGGTGTGGCTATGCCGGCCACAGGCGGATCAATCGGGTGCACGAGGGCGACGTGCACGTCCTCAACACGGGGATGCGTACCTGAATCGTGCTGAGGAGACGCCTGCGCGTCATCTCCGCCCGTGCCTTCGTGGTGCTGGACCACGCCTGTCCTCCTGGCGAAAGTGCTGTGACGCTCAAGTCATAGACCCTGCAGGGGCTCTGCTCCCTCGCGAATCCCAAAAAATCTTTTCCCGAGGGGCATGCAGTGTCCCAGGAGTCCCACTGGTCTGGAACTTTCACAGAAGACAACAGCCGGACCGCTCGACCCTCCCCTCGCACGCGAACGTCCCCTGCAGGAGCACTACATGTCCCCAACCGCCCCGGCTTCTGGCCTCGCCTATGCGTACGGGCACGGCACCGAGAACGACTTCATTGTGCTACCCGACCCTGGCGGGCAACTGCACCTGAGTCCGCACCAGGTCGCGCTGCTGTGCGACCGTAAGAACGGGATCGGCGCCGACGGTGTCCTGCGCCTGGTCCGCGTTGCCCACCATCCCGACGCGGCCACGATGATCGGCCAGGCCGATTGGTTCATGGATTTCCGCAATGCCGACGGCAGCACCAGTACCGTATCCGGCAACGGGCTGCGCGTCGCCGCCCGCTACCTGCTGGCGGCCGGACTGGTGACCAGGGCGTCCTTCCCGATCGCCACCCGCAGCGGGGTGCGGAGCATCTGCGCGATCCCGCCCCAGGGCCGCAACCTCACCGTCGCGATGGGTGCCGCCAGCGTCGACGAGCGCACCGTCGCCGTCTCGGCCAACGGCCGCACCTGGAACGGAGTCCCGGTCGACATGGGCAATCCGCACGCCGTGGTTTTCGTGGCGTCCCCGTTCGATGTCGGCCAGCTGACCTCACCGCCTGTGATCACTCCGCCGGACGCCTTTCCCGACGGCGTCACCGTGGACTTCGCCACCCGCACCGGCCCGCGCCGCCTCACACTGCGCGTCCATGAGCGGGGGGTCGGCGAGACACGTTCGTGCGGCTCCGGCGCCTGCGCTGCGGTGGCAGTGGATCTCCTTCGCCCGGGGGCACCGGTGCAGCGCCCCGTCACCTACACTGTGCGGCTGCAGGGCGGCACCCTGCAGGTCTCGGCACTGGCCGACGGCACTCTAGAGCTGACCGGGCCGGCCGTGATCACCGCACGGGGAGAGCTGCCCCCCGGTGCTCTCGCCAGCAGGGCCCTATCCAGCAATCGTGAGAGGTCCAAGCCTGTGCTCCTCGAAACGGCGCGCCTGATCCTTCGCCGGTTTCGTCCCGATGACGCCGGCCCCTTCTCGGCTTACCGCTCCGAGCCGGCGATCGCCCGCTACCAGAGCTGGACCGCGCCCTTCTCCCTGGAAGCGGCGAAAGAGCGCATCGCGACGTACAACACCGAGACCGGGCAGCCCGGTTGGTTCCAATACGCGGTCGAACTGAAGGCCGACGGGTCTCTGATCGGCGATGTCGGAGTGAACCTGGCCGAGAACCTACTGCAAGCCGACCTCGGCTTCACCCTTGCTCCGGGGCGGCATGGGCTCGGGTACACCACTGAAGCGGTCCAGGCTGTGCTGGGGGACCGGTTCGCTGGGGGCCTGCAGCGCATGGGGGCCCGGTGCGACGCCCGCAACACCCGCTCTGCCCGGCTGCTGGAGCGGGTCGGTTTCCAGCGAGAGGGACACCTACGGTCGTCCACCTGGAGCAAAGGCGAGTGGAGCGACGACCTGCTCTACGGACTCCTCGCCGAGGAGTGGTCCGGCTGACCACCGCAGTGGCGGGGCAACGGTCGGGGCGTACCGGGCCGTTGCCCCGCCGACGCCGCTATCCGCGCGCAGACGCCGGTGCCACTGTCGGCGTCCGCTCCGTCGGTGTCGTCAGGGCCCGGCGATGGCGACTGATCACGGCAGTGCCGGTGAATAGCAGTCCGGCGGGGGTGAAGCGCGGCCGACCGAGGTGACGCTCCAGCGCAGGAAGGTAGCTCCACCGTACGGCCGGGTGGGCAGAGTGCGCGTAGTGGTAAAGGTCGCCGTAAGGCAGCCAGGTGCTGGCCGCGAAGGCGGCCAGCACCCGGTTGCTCGGGTACAGGCGCAGGCAGCGGCCCGATTCGACCACCGCCGGGCTGCCGGTCAGGGCGGTCGGGTCGAACCAGGTGTGCTCGACCAGCAGCGACATCCAGGCCAGTTGCGGGTACAGCAGCAGGCGCGGCACCACCCAGCCGAAGAGCAGGACAGGCCAGCCTCCGGTCAGGTAGGCCCCGGCGGCGACGGCCAGGACCGCAGTGGCACGGGTACCGGTTGACCGGGGGAGTGGCCGAAGGGCCAAGGCCAGGGACGCGACGGTGCCGAGCGCGCCAGCGGGAGTGAGTGGGTGGATCAGGGCGATGGCGAAGCGCAGCGGTCCGACGCCCGGCCGCATGCCTGCGTGCTGGAGGTCGGCGAGGTTGGGATCGGTGCCGGTCACAGTGGCGTTGGGGTGGTGGTCGCGTACGTGGCGCTTGCGGCGCACCGGTACGGCGACGAAGCCGAGCGGATGGTGCACCAGGATCTCGGCCAGCAGGTTGCCGAGGCGGGCCGAGCGGGCGAGCACACCGTGGACGGCGAAGTGGGAGACCTCCTGCAAGTGCCGTAACTGCACGGCCACCGCCGCGGCGGCCAGCAGGGCAACGGCTGGGCCGCCAGCCGCCGCGACGCC
This genomic interval from Streptomyces sp. 846.5 contains the following:
- a CDS encoding cytochrome d ubiquinol oxidase subunit II: MLEYASYALVLFSLAMYVVLDGYDLGVGMLSLAARPERRREYGEIVATAWDANESWIILAGVVLWAGLPGAYALVLPGVYLPLIGMLLAIILRGLGLEMQSAADGYRRGWALLFGGASLAATVCQGFVLGAVLTGPHQRNGTFTGGAFDWLSGYSMLCALGLVAVYLLAGAAWLQDKTEGWSRSGVRRTGRSLLVVTAVMALVLGLLLPSADPQQLQLGRPLRAVPFWLAVVAAVVAGAVAWHGFGRRPGWRPFAAVATAIACGLLGLAVVSAPVVVPPGLTVHQAASPHSSQLFLVLGVGLCMPFVLAYNIYAWRSFRGTYTDPVEPPIPPLPARTYPLAVPPESSGTARTIVRRTLLVVLGVLATALSQDVFGGVADWMGPAGVTVLACTALAAWIVGDRRDRRAGYFHADITGITDIDGIETGTPS
- a CDS encoding helix-turn-helix domain-containing protein; protein product: MTVSRSIQSRRLEACRRELLHPEAANRTIVAVAHCWRFTSAAHFSQVCRAAYGMSPGEWREARTP
- the dapF gene encoding diaminopimelate epimerase codes for the protein MQCPRSPTGLELSQKTTAGPLDPPLARERPLQEHYMSPTAPASGLAYAYGHGTENDFIVLPDPGGQLHLSPHQVALLCDRKNGIGADGVLRLVRVAHHPDAATMIGQADWFMDFRNADGSTSTVSGNGLRVAARYLLAAGLVTRASFPIATRSGVRSICAIPPQGRNLTVAMGAASVDERTVAVSANGRTWNGVPVDMGNPHAVVFVASPFDVGQLTSPPVITPPDAFPDGVTVDFATRTGPRRLTLRVHERGVGETRSCGSGACAAVAVDLLRPGAPVQRPVTYTVRLQGGTLQVSALADGTLELTGPAVITARGELPPGALASRALSSNRERSKPVLLETARLILRRFRPDDAGPFSAYRSEPAIARYQSWTAPFSLEAAKERIATYNTETGQPGWFQYAVELKADGSLIGDVGVNLAENLLQADLGFTLAPGRHGLGYTTEAVQAVLGDRFAGGLQRMGARCDARNTRSARLLERVGFQREGHLRSSTWSKGEWSDDLLYGLLAEEWSG
- a CDS encoding LLM class flavin-dependent oxidoreductase produces the protein MHFGIFSVGDVTPDPTNGRTPSEHERIKAMVAIALKAEEVGLDVFATGEHHNPPFVPSSPTTMLGYIAARTEKLILSTGTTLITTNDPVKIAEDYAMLQHLADGRVDLMMGRGNTSPVYPWFGQDIRQGLNLAKENYALLRRLWREDVVDWEGKFRTPLQSFTSTPRPLDGVPPFVWHGSIRSPEIAEQAAFYGDGFFHNHIFWPTEHTRQMVQLYRRRYAHHGHGRPEQAIVGLGGQVFMRKNSQDAVREFRPYFDNAPVYGHGPSLEEFTEQTPLTVGSPQQVIERTLSSRQIVGDYQRQLFLMDHAGLPLKTVLEQIDILGEEVVPVLRKEFAIGRSANVPDAPTHESLRAVQEASAA
- a CDS encoding cytochrome ubiquinol oxidase subunit I, which gives rise to MASSTVVELSRWQFAITAIFHMTFPALTVGLSVLLAVVYTVYVRTGNPLYLQIFRFWKKIFAVGFGLGVVAGTVMTFEFGLNWGTYAHAVGPIIGVTIGMEVITAFFLEAGFIGLMLYGDGRIRPRTMALASWMVAFGTLLSTTWILSANSWMQDPVGYQKVDGQFHARNWIKILLNPAFAHRFPHMLLAVLISAAWFVGGISAWYLVKNRVHAQPMARRCLSIALGTLGVLMPIQLYVGDGTAVFMGQHQLSKLEAFEGNWKSDNNGYNLLIVPDTGKGENRLHVEIPYLGSVIAQDLSGETTTPGLLQTPPDERPNMWTTFYGFRAMYFTALLMFGTAFAGVVLRMRRRLFDSPRFLRWMVWMTPAGIIAITGGWIVAETGRQPWVVYGQLRTADAVSHLSTFEVAASLAGFVLLYVTLLAIWARYIVRTVKAGPEALPTGPASPNASEALVA
- a CDS encoding SsgA family sporulation/cell division regulator, which encodes MTQPFSGTADGTTVTHQVVMHVVVADAPSISLPAELRYDRTDPYAVCLSLGEASTGTIDWVFARSLLSEGLSRPVGVGDVLVIPPHHCHRHSLRIVVRSTAGAAVLDIGAAAATAFLEQTNMVVPPGTEGLHIDLDRVVAKLVAGSE
- a CDS encoding FMN reductase codes for the protein MKLVAVSAGLSTPSSTRLLADRLAESARGELAAQGHDVQVDAIELRELAVAVTNSLITGFPAPQLAAAMDVVTGAHGLIAVTPVFTASYSGLFKSFFDLIDPDALTGKPVLVAATGGTARHSLVLEHALRPLFAYLRATVVPTAVYAASEDWGSGGDEHTEGLPARIRRAAGELAALMDARPAEDTPEDDITALERQLSDLRFD
- a CDS encoding sigma-70 family RNA polymerase sigma factor: MVQHHEGTGGDDAQASPQHDSGTHPRVEDVHVALVHPIDPPVAGIATPAPAPRILGPEQHRYGDYDDTTLVQFLQKHGFNSTLGEQTRFQLVGYGWQVMGSWVQTGLITQRVAQLCGGFRVHRIWNDQDGEELVADAVAIGLIKFEQQIMGFKWTPGGRASVKTYYIGSCVFGFKLAYVKLQRQQQREAECMRAAENQAARLTEPPRHPEDLAIERARLHTYMSAAPDRLRHILYLKSLEYTAAETGEILDCSRKTVESTLYRWRNGLEGESADDE
- a CDS encoding fatty acid desaturase; the encoded protein is MTFWLAIVVVGILLRQVDRFWHAHRRPRSASLARIMELQRCRANNFTPAMLLVGQWVQIVGCWGVAAAGGPAVALLAAAAVAVQLRHLQEVSHFAVHGVLARSARLGNLLAEILVHHPLGFVAVPVRRKRHVRDHHPNATVTGTDPNLADLQHAGMRPGVGPLRFAIALIHPLTPAGALGTVASLALALRPLPRSTGTRATAVLAVAAGAYLTGGWPVLLFGWVVPRLLLYPQLAWMSLLVEHTWFDPTALTGSPAVVESGRCLRLYPSNRVLAAFAASTWLPYGDLYHYAHSAHPAVRWSYLPALERHLGRPRFTPAGLLFTGTAVISRHRRALTTPTERTPTVAPASARG